A region from the Chitinophaga sp. Cy-1792 genome encodes:
- a CDS encoding mechanosensitive ion channel family protein, whose amino-acid sequence MMLTDAVYKRKNRKERILFLAKLLAYLAIVYFNLNHAATYDKFPWLFRITNALSFFLGANLVISLAWILIISWYTRRRLNKPVEKDNFMLGLNRISSVLNTVFFILSVMILFGIDLLKFVTSITIVAAAIALLSKDYITNIINGLIIMFSDQLSLGDHVKIGDYKGKILDITLINLVLQNDDDEIMIVPNSLVFTAIVVNQSKQNIKKLIIEFELDRKLAFTPDQLETRLKNSITAFESHYAKGSFLLRTMEIKKDHVLFKVQLTLPVADKQLEQQLRRTLNTEIISIAEKGV is encoded by the coding sequence ATGATGCTAACCGACGCAGTCTATAAGCGGAAAAACCGAAAGGAACGGATCCTGTTTTTAGCCAAATTACTGGCCTATCTGGCTATTGTGTATTTTAACCTGAATCATGCAGCCACCTATGATAAGTTTCCCTGGCTCTTCAGAATAACCAACGCCCTCTCTTTCTTCCTGGGCGCCAACCTGGTCATATCACTCGCCTGGATCCTCATCATATCATGGTATACCCGCCGCAGGCTCAACAAACCCGTGGAAAAAGATAATTTCATGCTGGGCCTCAACCGTATCAGCTCCGTGCTGAATACGGTTTTCTTTATCCTGTCTGTCATGATCCTCTTCGGTATCGACCTGCTCAAGTTCGTAACCAGCATCACCATCGTGGCGGCAGCCATTGCACTGCTTTCCAAAGATTATATCACCAATATCATCAATGGCCTCATCATCATGTTCTCCGATCAGCTCTCGCTGGGAGATCATGTTAAAATCGGTGACTACAAAGGAAAAATACTGGATATCACGCTCATCAATCTCGTACTCCAGAACGATGATGATGAAATTATGATCGTGCCCAACTCCCTCGTATTTACAGCGATTGTTGTCAATCAGTCTAAACAGAATATCAAAAAATTAATTATCGAATTTGAACTGGACCGTAAACTCGCCTTCACACCAGACCAGCTCGAAACACGCCTGAAAAATTCCATTACTGCCTTCGAAAGCCATTATGCAAAAGGTAGTTTCCTCCTCCGTACCATGGAAATCAAAAAAGACCATGTGCTGTTTAAAGTGCAGCTGACGCTTCCTGTGGCAGACAAACAACTGGAACAACAATTACGTCGTACACTGAATACAGAGATAATTTCCATTGCAGAAAAAGGTGTCTGA
- a CDS encoding DUF6496 domain-containing protein — MAKYSSAVQRKVKKVMQEMHEGKLRSGRSGTKVKNPKQAIAIGLSEARAEGDKVPPRKSSSSGKKSTKSSSPKMTAKRSTVKKTTAKKTMAKKTMAKKATAKKAAPKKATAKRATAKTATAKRATAKRATAKRAATAKKTTAKSMTGKKATAKKAMPKKNAKTTVKKSTGRSTTAARKRATSKRRAMHA; from the coding sequence ATGGCAAAGTATTCGAGCGCTGTACAGCGTAAGGTGAAAAAAGTAATGCAGGAAATGCATGAAGGTAAATTAAGAAGTGGTAGAAGCGGTACAAAAGTAAAGAACCCAAAACAAGCTATTGCGATAGGATTATCAGAAGCCCGCGCTGAAGGCGATAAGGTTCCGCCAAGAAAATCATCTTCCTCCGGCAAAAAAAGTACAAAATCATCTTCCCCAAAGATGACAGCAAAACGTAGCACCGTCAAAAAAACAACGGCTAAAAAAACCATGGCTAAAAAAACAATGGCCAAAAAAGCTACAGCAAAAAAAGCAGCACCTAAAAAAGCAACTGCTAAACGTGCCACTGCCAAAACTGCCACTGCCAAACGGGCAACCGCTAAAAGGGCCACAGCCAAAAGAGCTGCTACCGCTAAAAAAACTACTGCGAAATCCATGACCGGCAAAAAGGCAACTGCTAAAAAGGCAATGCCTAAAAAAAATGCTAAAACTACTGTTAAAAAATCAACAGGAAGAAGCACCACAGCGGCCAGGAAACGAGCCACCAGCAAGCGTAGGGCAATGCACGCATAA
- a CDS encoding class I SAM-dependent methyltransferase, translated as MSIREAYNEWASQYDTNINRTRDLEALALRESLSPFTIEHVLEIGCGTGKNTAFFVENAISVTSVDFSEEMLAKAREKFSTQGNVSFIQADITAPWTFAGDRKFDLVSFSLVLEHIKDLDNIFASAAAVLQQNGLLYIGELHPFRQYGGSKAKYETADGPQELQTYTHHISEFVQIAARHGLQVFNANEYFDEDQINPVPRILVLLLNKE; from the coding sequence ATGAGTATCAGAGAAGCTTATAATGAATGGGCATCACAATACGATACCAATATCAACAGAACAAGAGACCTTGAAGCACTCGCATTAAGAGAATCCCTTTCCCCGTTTACGATTGAACATGTCCTTGAAATAGGCTGTGGTACAGGTAAAAACACGGCTTTCTTTGTTGAAAATGCAATCAGCGTAACTTCAGTTGATTTTTCAGAAGAGATGCTGGCGAAGGCAAGGGAGAAATTCAGCACGCAGGGTAATGTTAGTTTTATTCAGGCAGATATCACCGCCCCGTGGACATTCGCCGGCGATAGAAAATTTGACCTGGTTTCATTCAGCCTGGTGCTGGAGCATATTAAAGACCTGGACAATATTTTTGCTTCGGCGGCAGCTGTACTACAGCAAAACGGATTGTTGTATATAGGGGAGTTGCATCCATTCCGTCAGTACGGCGGCAGCAAGGCCAAATATGAAACTGCTGATGGCCCGCAGGAATTACAAACCTATACCCACCATATTTCGGAGTTTGTACAAATAGCTGCCAGGCATGGGTTGCAGGTCTTTAATGCCAATGAATATTTTGACGAAGACCAGATCAATCCGGTGCCACGTATCCTCGTGTTACTGCTCAACAAGGAATAA
- a CDS encoding KGG domain-containing protein: MENMRYQSFPNGNPQDSAVEKPKHSKRGFASMDPEQQRAISREGGRAAHKQGVAHKFTSEEARAAGKKGGEAVSRNREHMAAIGRKGGTNRGKNKHKEQQQHVL; the protein is encoded by the coding sequence ATGGAAAACATGAGGTATCAATCATTTCCCAATGGCAATCCGCAGGATAGTGCGGTAGAAAAACCTAAGCACAGCAAACGCGGTTTTGCATCCATGGACCCGGAACAACAGAGAGCCATATCCAGAGAAGGTGGACGAGCAGCCCACAAACAGGGCGTTGCACATAAATTCACATCTGAAGAGGCCAGAGCTGCCGGCAAGAAAGGTGGAGAGGCGGTAAGCCGTAACAGGGAACATATGGCTGCCATTGGCCGCAAAGGCGGTACAAACCGTGGCAAAAATAAACACAAGGAACAGCAACAACACGTGCTGTAG